The Streptomyces sp. NBC_01775 genome includes a region encoding these proteins:
- a CDS encoding ABC transporter ATP-binding protein, which yields MITFDHVTVTYEDTARDTSRTPKPPSPALSANRANPANPAHTAPLAPALPLVDAHIPEGELCLLIGPSGAGKSTLLGTVSGLVPHFTGGTLHGKVTVAGRDTRTHKPRELADVVGTVGQDPLAHFVTDTVEDELAYGMESLGLPPGTMRRRVEETLDLLGLNELRDRPIATLSGGQQQRVAIGSVLTPHPKVLVLDEPTSALDPPAAEEVLAVLQRLVHDLGTTVLMAEHRLERVVQYADQVLLLPSPSSGGSPPSPTSPPAARLGEPAALLAVSPVQPPVVELGQLAGWDPLPLSVRDARRRSAPLREHLAARTPRTPGGPSAPPPTPTPTPAPAPATARPAPAKGALEGAVLAEVSRLTLVRDRVTALHEVTLTFSAGETVALMGRNGAGKSTLLNTLVGMHRPTSGQINVGGKAPHRTRPAELLRHAGLVPQEPRDLLYADTVARECQSADADADAVPGTCRALVSRLLPDIPDTTHPRDLSEGQRLALALSIILTARPPLLLLDEPTRGLDYAAKARLVTLLRELAAEGHAVVLATHDVELVAEIAHRVVILAQGEPVADGPTEEVVTSSPAYSPQISKILAPQPWLTVSQVREAL from the coding sequence GTGATCACTTTCGACCATGTCACGGTCACCTACGAGGACACCGCCCGCGACACCTCACGCACCCCAAAGCCACCGAGCCCAGCCCTCTCGGCGAACCGGGCTAACCCAGCGAACCCGGCGCACACGGCACCCCTCGCCCCCGCTCTCCCCCTCGTCGACGCGCACATCCCCGAAGGGGAGCTGTGCTTGCTGATCGGCCCCAGCGGAGCCGGGAAGTCCACGCTGCTGGGAACCGTTTCGGGGCTCGTCCCCCACTTCACCGGTGGCACGCTGCACGGCAAGGTGACCGTCGCCGGACGTGACACCCGAACCCACAAACCCCGCGAACTCGCCGACGTCGTCGGCACCGTGGGCCAGGACCCCCTCGCTCACTTCGTCACGGACACCGTCGAGGACGAGCTGGCCTACGGCATGGAGTCCCTCGGCCTCCCGCCGGGAACGATGCGCCGCCGCGTTGAGGAGACCCTCGACCTCCTCGGCCTCAACGAACTGCGCGACCGCCCCATCGCCACCCTCTCGGGCGGCCAGCAACAGCGCGTGGCCATCGGCTCCGTGCTCACTCCGCACCCCAAGGTCCTCGTCCTGGACGAGCCGACCTCGGCGCTGGACCCGCCCGCCGCCGAAGAGGTACTGGCCGTCCTGCAACGGCTGGTCCACGACCTGGGCACCACCGTCCTGATGGCCGAACACCGGCTGGAGCGCGTGGTGCAGTACGCCGACCAGGTCCTGCTGCTCCCTTCCCCCTCCTCGGGGGGCTCCCCTCCCTCCCCCACTTCTCCCCCTGCCGCCCGGCTCGGTGAGCCCGCGGCGCTGTTGGCCGTGTCGCCCGTGCAGCCGCCCGTGGTCGAGCTGGGGCAACTCGCGGGCTGGGACCCGCTGCCGCTGTCCGTACGGGACGCCCGGCGGAGGAGCGCGCCCCTCAGGGAGCACCTGGCAGCACGCACCCCTCGAACCCCCGGCGGACCCAGCGCACCCCCTCCCACACCCACACCCACACCCGCACCCGCACCCGCTACGGCACGTCCGGCTCCCGCGAAGGGCGCTCTGGAGGGGGCGGTGCTTGCCGAGGTCTCGCGGCTCACACTGGTCCGCGACCGCGTCACCGCCCTCCACGAGGTGACGCTCACCTTCAGCGCCGGCGAGACGGTGGCTCTCATGGGCCGCAACGGGGCGGGCAAATCCACGCTGCTGAACACCCTCGTGGGGATGCACCGGCCCACCTCCGGCCAGATCAACGTCGGCGGAAAGGCCCCGCACCGCACCCGGCCCGCCGAGCTTCTGCGTCACGCCGGACTCGTGCCGCAGGAGCCACGTGATCTGCTCTACGCCGACACCGTCGCCCGCGAGTGCCAGTCCGCCGACGCGGACGCGGATGCCGTTCCCGGCACCTGCCGCGCGCTGGTCTCACGTCTGCTTCCGGATATACCTGACACCACTCACCCCCGCGATCTGTCCGAGGGCCAGCGTCTCGCCCTCGCACTGTCGATCATCCTTACCGCCCGGCCACCGCTCCTGCTTCTGGACGAGCCCACCCGAGGACTGGACTACGCGGCCAAAGCGCGGCTGGTCACGCTGCTCCGCGAACTCGCCGCCGAAGGCCACGCCGTCGTGCTGGCCACCCACGACGTCGAACTCGTCGCGGAGATCGCGCACCGCGTGGTCATCCTCGCCCAGGGCGAGCCCGTCGCGGACGGGCCCACCGAAGAGGTTGTCACCTCCTCCCCCGCCTACTCCCCGCAGATCTCCAAGATCCTCGCTCCACAGCCCTGGCTGACCGTCAGCCAGGTGAGGGAGGCACTGTGA
- a CDS encoding DedA family protein, which produces MIALASASSAAPASDEPSLGGVAGWAAGLMESLGAPGAGLAIALENLFPPLPSEVILPLAGFTASKGSLSIVAVLIWTTVGSLVGALALYAVGALLGRDRTVALANRIPLVKASDIEKTERWFVKHGTKAVFFGRMIPIFRSMISVPAGVERMPLPAFVGLTTLGSLIWNSLFVFAGYALGERWQEVTDIVSLYSKGVLAAVALALVVFLAYRLTRGTGARRSGKSSR; this is translated from the coding sequence ATGATCGCTCTCGCATCCGCCTCCTCCGCCGCGCCGGCCTCCGACGAGCCCAGTCTCGGCGGTGTCGCCGGCTGGGCCGCCGGGCTCATGGAGTCGCTCGGCGCGCCCGGCGCCGGGCTCGCCATCGCCCTGGAAAACCTCTTTCCGCCACTGCCCAGCGAAGTCATCCTGCCACTCGCCGGATTCACCGCCAGCAAGGGCAGTCTCAGCATCGTCGCCGTCCTCATCTGGACCACCGTGGGCTCTCTCGTCGGCGCCCTCGCCCTCTACGCCGTCGGCGCGCTCCTCGGCCGTGACCGCACCGTCGCGCTCGCCAACCGCATACCCCTGGTGAAGGCTTCCGACATCGAGAAGACGGAGCGGTGGTTCGTCAAGCACGGCACCAAAGCTGTCTTCTTCGGGCGGATGATCCCCATCTTCCGCAGCATGATCTCCGTCCCCGCGGGCGTCGAACGCATGCCGCTCCCTGCCTTCGTCGGCCTGACGACCCTGGGCAGCCTGATATGGAACTCTCTGTTCGTCTTCGCCGGTTACGCACTGGGCGAGCGCTGGCAGGAGGTCACCGACATCGTCTCCCTCTACTCCAAGGGCGTTCTGGCCGCCGTGGCGCTCGCACTTGTGGTTTTCCTCGCCTACCGCCTCACCCGCGGCACCGGCGCCCGCAGGTCGGGGAAGTCGAGCAGGTAG
- a CDS encoding response regulator transcription factor: MLADDSTLLREGLARLLADEGHEVTASVGDAETLIAAVDRDPPQVAVVDVRMPPSHTDEGLRAALEIRSRWPRTGVLVLSQYVERRYAAELLSSPEGGVGYLLKDRIAQVDEFLDALERVGSGRTALDPEVVRRLLSERLSPREHDVMAAMAEGHTNAAIAGRLHLSLSAVEKYANAVFTKLGVPASAGYSRRVLAVLRYLDLNR; the protein is encoded by the coding sequence ATGCTGGCCGACGATTCGACGCTGCTGCGAGAGGGCCTCGCACGGCTCCTGGCGGACGAGGGACACGAAGTGACGGCTTCGGTGGGGGACGCGGAGACCCTGATTGCGGCGGTGGACCGCGATCCGCCACAGGTGGCGGTGGTGGATGTGCGGATGCCGCCGTCCCACACGGACGAGGGGCTGCGCGCCGCGCTGGAGATCCGCTCGCGCTGGCCCCGCACGGGCGTTCTCGTGCTTTCGCAGTACGTCGAACGCCGTTACGCCGCTGAGCTGTTGTCCTCACCCGAGGGCGGCGTGGGCTATCTGCTGAAGGACCGGATCGCGCAGGTCGACGAGTTCCTCGACGCTCTGGAGCGTGTGGGGTCGGGCCGTACCGCGCTGGACCCGGAGGTGGTGCGGCGGCTGTTGTCCGAGCGGTTGTCGCCGCGCGAGCACGACGTGATGGCCGCCATGGCCGAGGGGCACACCAACGCGGCCATCGCCGGGCGGCTGCATCTGTCGCTCAGCGCGGTCGAGAAGTACGCGAACGCGGTCTTCACAAAGCTGGGCGTGCCCGCCTCCGCCGGATACAGCCGCCGCGTGCTGGCGGTACTGCGCTATCTGGACCTCAACCGGTGA
- a CDS encoding TetR/AcrR family transcriptional regulator, which yields MEAETTVETRVLSAADALFYQHGVQAVGMDRIRDASGVSLKRIYQCFPSKGALVEAYLRRRDRWARTALEEHVARHVDSEERLLAVFDWLHDWFEGPDFHGCAFINAFGELGSGSQGVADAVRDHKAAVHQYLSDLVHETGAAEPDGLAAQLVLLLDGAMSTASITDSPAPARQARAAARTLLSGATLMGAGHG from the coding sequence ATGGAAGCCGAAACAACGGTCGAAACACGGGTGTTGAGCGCTGCTGACGCGCTCTTCTACCAACACGGCGTGCAGGCGGTGGGGATGGACCGCATCCGTGATGCCTCCGGTGTCTCGCTCAAGCGGATCTACCAGTGCTTCCCGTCCAAGGGGGCCCTGGTGGAGGCGTATCTGAGGCGCCGTGACCGCTGGGCGCGCACGGCGCTGGAGGAACACGTGGCGCGCCACGTGGACTCCGAGGAACGGCTGCTGGCGGTCTTCGACTGGCTCCACGACTGGTTCGAGGGGCCCGACTTCCACGGCTGCGCCTTCATAAACGCCTTCGGTGAACTGGGCTCCGGCTCCCAGGGGGTGGCCGATGCCGTACGGGATCACAAAGCGGCCGTGCACCAGTATCTGAGCGACCTCGTACACGAGACCGGCGCCGCCGAACCCGACGGGCTGGCGGCGCAGTTGGTCCTCCTGCTCGACGGCGCCATGAGCACCGCGTCCATTACCGACTCCCCCGCCCCTGCCCGCCAGGCGCGCGCCGCCGCCCGGACCCTGCTGAGCGGAGCGACCCTGATGGGAGCCGGTCATGGGTGA
- a CDS encoding energy-coupling factor transporter transmembrane component T: protein MHPRSTTRALLTDRRARWSRSKTRAPLSKRAPLSTRSTALHPGAWWLWALGLATAASRTTNPLLLALLIVVAGYVVAVRRTDAPWARSYAAFLKLGILVLVIRLVFAFFLGSPIPGSHVIAELPEVPLPKWAQGVRIGGRVTAEGMVFALYDGLKLATLLICVGAANSLANPARLLKTLPGALYEAGVAVVVAMTFAPNLVADVRRLRAARRLRGRGDRGLRGVLQVGLPVLEGALERSVALAAAMDARGYGRTAQVPPAIRHTTTALTLGGLLGVCAGTYGLLAAEGAGFGLPVLLAGLALALAGLWLGGRRATRTRYRPDRWGVRAWLVSASGAAVAALMIMAAGPYPEALHPPAVPLTAPAFPLWPAAALLLGLLPAFVAPSPTPPAARAPAPGSSAQGRGGQPGQSAQSAPPAQPGQPRHERGTRGSVPRARVSTPRRGPEALRGRQHDEEPSQ from the coding sequence ATGCACCCCCGCTCCACGACGAGAGCACTGCTCACAGATCGGCGGGCCCGATGGTCCCGCTCCAAAACAAGAGCACCGCTCTCGAAAAGGGCGCCGCTCTCCACGCGGAGCACTGCTCTCCACCCCGGCGCATGGTGGCTCTGGGCGCTCGGCCTGGCCACGGCCGCGTCCCGCACCACCAACCCCCTCCTCCTCGCCCTGTTGATCGTGGTGGCGGGTTACGTCGTCGCCGTCCGGCGTACCGACGCCCCCTGGGCACGCTCCTATGCGGCATTTCTGAAGCTGGGCATCCTCGTCCTGGTCATCCGTCTCGTCTTCGCCTTCTTCCTGGGCTCCCCCATCCCGGGCAGCCATGTGATCGCCGAGCTGCCCGAGGTGCCGCTGCCCAAGTGGGCGCAGGGCGTGCGGATCGGGGGGCGGGTCACGGCCGAGGGCATGGTCTTCGCGCTGTACGACGGCCTCAAGCTGGCCACGCTCCTCATCTGCGTAGGCGCGGCCAACTCGCTGGCCAACCCGGCGCGCCTGCTCAAGACCCTTCCCGGTGCGCTCTACGAGGCGGGGGTGGCGGTGGTGGTGGCCATGACGTTCGCGCCGAACCTCGTCGCGGACGTCCGGCGACTACGCGCCGCACGACGGCTCCGAGGGCGCGGGGATCGCGGTCTGCGCGGAGTGCTACAGGTCGGACTCCCCGTGCTGGAGGGCGCGTTGGAGCGTTCGGTCGCGCTCGCGGCGGCCATGGACGCCCGCGGCTACGGCCGTACGGCGCAGGTGCCGCCCGCCATCCGGCATACGACCACCGCCCTGACCCTCGGCGGACTGCTGGGGGTGTGCGCGGGGACCTACGGGCTGCTGGCCGCCGAGGGCGCCGGTTTCGGACTGCCCGTTCTGCTCGCCGGACTCGCACTGGCGCTCGCCGGGCTGTGGCTGGGTGGCAGGCGGGCGACCCGTACGCGTTACCGCCCCGACCGCTGGGGCGTACGCGCCTGGCTTGTCTCCGCTTCGGGCGCCGCCGTCGCCGCGCTCATGATCATGGCGGCCGGGCCCTACCCGGAGGCCCTCCACCCTCCGGCGGTACCCCTCACCGCCCCCGCCTTCCCCTTGTGGCCGGCGGCGGCCCTCCTCCTCGGCCTCCTCCCCGCCTTCGTGGCCCCGTCGCCCACACCCCCAGCCGCTCGCGCGCCCGCACCAGGCTCGTCAGCCCAGGGCCGGGGCGGACAGCCAGGACAATCCGCACAATCCGCCCCACCAGCACAGCCGGGGCAACCGCGGCACGAGAGGGGCACGCGGGGATCCGTTCCCCGCGCCCGGGTATCCACCCCTCGCCGGGGGCCGGAGGCACTCCGAGGCCGACAGCATGATGAGGAGCCCTCACAGTGA
- a CDS encoding SCO2322 family protein, with protein sequence MRALRPATVPRPALLLAPAFTLFLALTFFSATAQTGTAQAATAQAATAQTGTAQTGTARAATAQSGYRYWSFWQQKDNGSWSYAIQGPAVLRPDDGEILGFRFALSEDSRDAEQPRGTTDFTDACAHTPKKSGTKRVAIRIDFGTPADAPKGEPKSPPKPRTECVRVDDTASAADALAAVATPLRYNSESLLCGISRYPTQGCGEQAESGERNGEESGNGGNGGTGDKGEAGGKSDASDASGGGDSGGDSALSTGLGVIAGIATVAVLGAAALWQARRRRP encoded by the coding sequence GTGAGAGCACTCCGCCCGGCAACGGTGCCCCGGCCCGCCCTACTCCTGGCCCCGGCCTTCACCCTCTTCCTCGCCCTCACCTTCTTCTCCGCCACGGCACAGACGGGCACGGCACAGGCGGCAACGGCACAAGCGGCAACGGCTCAGACGGGCACGGCGCAGACAGGAACAGCGCGGGCGGCAACGGCACAGAGCGGCTACCGCTACTGGTCCTTCTGGCAGCAGAAGGACAACGGGTCCTGGTCATACGCGATCCAGGGCCCCGCCGTCCTCCGCCCCGACGACGGTGAAATCCTCGGCTTCCGCTTCGCCCTCAGCGAGGACTCCCGCGACGCCGAACAACCGCGCGGCACCACCGACTTCACCGACGCCTGCGCGCACACCCCCAAGAAGTCCGGCACCAAGCGCGTGGCCATCCGCATCGACTTCGGCACCCCCGCCGACGCCCCCAAGGGTGAGCCCAAGTCCCCGCCCAAGCCCCGCACCGAGTGCGTCCGCGTCGACGACACCGCGTCCGCCGCCGACGCCCTCGCCGCCGTAGCAACCCCTCTCCGCTACAACTCCGAGTCCCTCCTCTGCGGCATCAGCCGCTATCCCACCCAGGGCTGCGGCGAACAGGCCGAGAGCGGGGAGAGGAACGGGGAGGAGAGCGGCAACGGGGGCAACGGAGGCACCGGCGACAAGGGGGAGGCCGGTGGCAAAAGTGACGCCAGTGACGCCAGTGGAGGTGGGGACAGCGGTGGCGACAGCGCCCTGTCCACCGGCCTCGGTGTGATCGCAGGCATCGCAACCGTAGCCGTACTCGGCGCCGCAGCCCTCTGGCAGGCCCGCCGTCGAAGGCCCTGA
- a CDS encoding sensor histidine kinase: MERRRIARCYDVELGSVPGRAGRVMVYLALRTGPGLLGAAVLVAVTLGVLSASFLVWGWFVLARLDNPGDVLLSACGGLFLLFLAVQGVYGVALWETALTRRFLGPDGREVLERRIGELAATRAGVVEAVHEERRRIERDLHDGVQQRLVALALVLGRARRATAQPDKSAALLRQAHEESQLVLAELREVAWRVYPAMLDEGGLRAALETVAERAVAGGVPVTLAVELPVEPPPTVRAVAYFVAAEAVTNAVKHAGATHVEVEVAVTGDGAAAVVSDGDSMAAQTEPRAGAGASAAAGSHAVTAAHAGAGTLPGAGTTRPVAEARSGAGHHPGAGVRTSPGPRPDPGRPEPGPRSEAVSAASAAATAGLTVSVRDDGCGGADATGSGLLGLARRVAALDGRFTVASPAGGPTVITAELPCA; this comes from the coding sequence GTGGAAAGACGCCGTATCGCGCGCTGTTACGACGTCGAGCTGGGCTCGGTACCAGGGCGTGCCGGCCGTGTGATGGTGTATCTGGCGCTGCGCACCGGGCCAGGTTTGCTGGGTGCCGCGGTGCTGGTGGCGGTCACTCTGGGGGTGCTGTCGGCGTCCTTCTTGGTGTGGGGCTGGTTCGTGCTGGCGCGGCTGGACAATCCCGGCGATGTGCTGCTGTCCGCCTGCGGTGGGCTGTTCCTGCTGTTTCTCGCGGTACAGGGCGTGTACGGGGTGGCTTTGTGGGAGACGGCGCTGACGCGGCGTTTTCTGGGGCCGGACGGGCGGGAGGTGCTGGAGCGGCGGATCGGGGAGCTGGCGGCGACCCGGGCGGGGGTGGTGGAGGCGGTGCACGAGGAACGGCGCCGTATCGAGCGGGATCTGCACGACGGTGTGCAGCAGCGGCTGGTCGCGCTCGCGCTGGTGCTGGGCCGCGCGCGGCGCGCGACGGCACAGCCGGACAAGTCGGCGGCGCTGCTGCGGCAAGCTCACGAGGAGTCCCAACTGGTGCTGGCGGAACTGCGGGAGGTGGCCTGGCGGGTGTATCCGGCGATGCTGGACGAAGGAGGACTGCGGGCCGCCCTGGAGACGGTGGCGGAGCGCGCGGTAGCGGGAGGTGTGCCGGTGACGCTGGCTGTGGAGCTGCCGGTCGAGCCGCCGCCGACGGTGCGCGCGGTGGCGTATTTCGTCGCGGCCGAGGCGGTGACCAACGCGGTCAAGCACGCGGGGGCGACCCACGTCGAGGTGGAGGTGGCGGTGACCGGGGACGGGGCTGCCGCCGTGGTCTCGGACGGTGACAGCATGGCGGCCCAGACCGAACCCCGCGCGGGTGCCGGGGCCAGCGCCGCAGCCGGGTCCCACGCAGTGACCGCGGCTCACGCCGGGGCCGGGACCCTTCCTGGAGCCGGGACCACCCGTCCCGTGGCCGAGGCTCGCTCAGGAGCCGGCCATCACCCCGGAGCCGGAGTCCGCACCAGCCCCGGGCCCCGCCCGGATCCCGGCCGGCCAGAACCCGGCCCCCGCTCCGAGGCCGTGAGCGCCGCGTCCGCCGCCGCCACCGCCGGGCTGACGGTCTCGGTCCGGGATGACGGGTGCGGGGGTGCGGACGCGACGGGCAGTGGGCTGCTGGGGCTGGCGCGGCGGGTTGCCGCGCTGGACGGCCGGTTCACGGTCGCCTCCCCGGCAGGCGGGCCCACGGTGATCACCGCGGAGCTGCCGTGCGCGTGA
- a CDS encoding ECF transporter S component — MTSSPPVSLPSPSAVKAIRLGPRSIAALALTSAAGIVAFAWPLLADETSGLAHSQDAPWLFAALLPLLLAVAVATVSDTGLDAKAVAMLGVLAAAGAALRPLGAGTAGLEPMFFLMVLSGRVLGPGFGFVLGALSMFAGALLTGGVGPWMPFQMLAMGWVSMGAGLLPAPATLRGRRELLLLAAYGAVSSLLYGAIMNLQGWPYIAGLGSGISFVPGDSLHENLPRFLAYVLATSLGWDVPRALLTIVLTFALGGSVLRALRRATRRAAFDASPAFDALPAFDASSASEPATDGPANRGGAATGRQDPGSSSV; from the coding sequence GTGACCTCTTCCCCTCCCGTTTCGCTTCCTTCTCCCTCCGCCGTCAAAGCCATTCGTCTAGGCCCCCGGTCCATCGCCGCGCTGGCACTCACCAGTGCGGCGGGAATCGTCGCGTTCGCATGGCCGCTGCTGGCTGACGAGACCTCCGGTCTGGCGCACTCCCAGGACGCGCCCTGGCTCTTCGCCGCACTTCTCCCCCTTCTGCTGGCAGTCGCCGTGGCGACCGTCTCCGACACCGGGCTCGATGCCAAAGCCGTTGCGATGCTGGGCGTTCTGGCCGCTGCCGGCGCCGCGTTGCGACCGCTGGGTGCGGGCACCGCTGGGCTGGAGCCGATGTTCTTTCTGATGGTGCTGTCAGGCCGAGTGCTGGGGCCCGGCTTCGGATTCGTATTGGGTGCGCTGTCGATGTTCGCCGGGGCACTGCTCACCGGCGGGGTCGGCCCCTGGATGCCGTTCCAGATGCTCGCCATGGGCTGGGTGTCCATGGGAGCCGGGCTGCTGCCCGCGCCCGCCACTTTGCGGGGGCGCCGCGAACTCCTTCTGCTGGCCGCCTACGGAGCTGTCTCCTCCCTGCTCTACGGGGCGATCATGAACCTTCAGGGGTGGCCGTACATCGCGGGGCTGGGGTCCGGTATCTCGTTCGTGCCGGGCGACTCCCTGCACGAGAACCTTCCCCGTTTCCTCGCCTACGTCCTGGCCACATCGCTCGGGTGGGACGTCCCCCGGGCGCTGCTCACCATCGTGCTGACCTTCGCGCTGGGCGGCAGCGTTCTGCGAGCGCTGCGCCGGGCCACCCGCCGCGCCGCTTTCGACGCCTCGCCCGCCTTCGATGCCTTGCCCGCTTTCGACGCCTCCTCCGCCTCGGAGCCCGCGACGGACGGGCCCGCCAACCGGGGCGGAGCGGCTACCGGACGGCAGGATCCCGGGAGCAGCAGCGTGTAA
- a CDS encoding steroid 3-ketoacyl-CoA thiolase — protein MAAEPVIVEAVRTPIGKRAGALANLHPAYLLGETYRELLGRTGIHADCVEQIVGGTVTHAGEQSMNPARNAWLAVGLPYETAATTVDCQCGSSQQANHMVANMVAAGVIDVGIGCGVEAMSRVPLGSGSKHGPGKPWPDEWNVDLPNQFEAAERIARARGLTRERVDSLGLLSQERAATAWAEERYKRETFAVQVPTTEEEQAAGQGMWRLVDRDEGLRDTTMEGLAGLKPVMPAAVHTAGNSSQISDGAAAVMWASKRMARALKLRPRARIVAQALVGADPHFHLDGPIDATRAVLGKAGMSLKDIDLVEVNEAFASVVLSWAQVFEQDLEKVNVNGGAIALGHPVGATGARLITTALHELERHDKEFALITMCAGGALSTATILQRL, from the coding sequence ATGGCCGCCGAACCCGTCATCGTCGAAGCGGTACGCACTCCCATCGGCAAGCGCGCAGGCGCGCTCGCGAATCTGCACCCCGCCTACCTGCTGGGGGAGACCTACCGCGAACTCCTCGGCCGCACGGGCATACACGCCGACTGCGTCGAGCAGATCGTCGGCGGCACCGTCACCCATGCGGGTGAGCAGTCCATGAACCCGGCCCGCAACGCCTGGCTGGCAGTCGGGCTCCCCTACGAGACGGCCGCGACCACCGTCGACTGCCAGTGCGGCTCCTCCCAGCAGGCCAACCACATGGTCGCCAACATGGTCGCCGCCGGTGTCATCGACGTCGGCATCGGCTGCGGCGTCGAGGCCATGTCCCGCGTGCCGCTGGGCAGCGGCTCCAAGCACGGCCCCGGGAAGCCCTGGCCGGACGAGTGGAACGTCGACCTGCCCAACCAGTTCGAGGCCGCGGAGCGCATCGCGCGGGCGCGCGGGCTCACTCGCGAGCGCGTCGACTCCCTCGGCCTCCTGTCCCAGGAACGCGCCGCCACCGCCTGGGCCGAGGAGCGCTACAAGCGCGAGACGTTCGCCGTCCAGGTCCCCACCACGGAGGAGGAACAGGCGGCGGGCCAGGGCATGTGGCGCCTCGTCGACCGCGACGAGGGGCTGCGGGACACGACCATGGAAGGGCTGGCCGGGCTCAAGCCCGTCATGCCGGCGGCCGTGCACACCGCGGGCAACTCCTCGCAGATCTCCGACGGCGCCGCCGCCGTCATGTGGGCCTCCAAGCGCATGGCCAGGGCGCTCAAGCTGCGGCCCCGCGCCAGGATCGTCGCGCAGGCACTGGTCGGCGCCGACCCGCACTTCCATCTCGACGGGCCGATCGACGCCACCCGCGCGGTGCTCGGCAAGGCCGGGATGTCACTCAAGGACATCGACCTCGTGGAGGTCAACGAGGCGTTCGCCTCCGTCGTGCTGTCCTGGGCACAGGTCTTCGAACAGGATCTGGAGAAGGTGAATGTGAACGGCGGGGCCATCGCCCTCGGCCACCCCGTGGGGGCGACGGGCGCCCGCCTGATCACGACGGCGCTGCACGAACTGGAGCGGCATGACAAGGAGTTCGCCCTCATCACGATGTGCGCGGGCGGCGCGCTGTCGACGGCCACCATCTTGCAGAGGTTGTGA
- a CDS encoding chitinase, whose translation MHVHRRRTPGLLVVVLATLVGLLASTGGATAEEGRHRPGHAQHSQHAQPGHPHHPGEHSTPGNHGERFVVSERQFERMFPERDPFFTYEGLIEATKTYPRFARTGPRAVRAREAAAFLANVSHETGALRYVTTQVPPADTCDETKPYGCPAGEAAYYGRGAIMLSWNFNYKAAGDALGLDLLGNPSLVEKDPKVAWATALWYWNTQKGPGTMTGHHAMVRGYGFGETIRSLNGPNECGGANPDQMRHRVELYIGFTHELRTRPGYGLTC comes from the coding sequence ATGCACGTGCACAGAAGACGTACGCCGGGACTGCTCGTTGTCGTACTGGCCACGCTGGTCGGGCTTCTGGCGAGCACCGGGGGTGCCACGGCCGAGGAAGGCCGCCACCGCCCGGGGCACGCACAGCACTCACAGCACGCCCAGCCCGGCCACCCGCACCACCCCGGCGAGCACAGCACCCCCGGCAACCACGGCGAGCGATTCGTGGTGAGTGAGCGGCAGTTCGAGCGGATGTTCCCCGAGCGGGATCCGTTCTTCACCTACGAGGGGCTCATCGAGGCGACGAAGACGTACCCGCGCTTCGCCCGCACCGGACCACGTGCCGTGCGGGCGCGGGAGGCCGCCGCGTTCCTGGCGAACGTCAGCCACGAGACGGGCGCGCTGCGCTACGTCACCACACAGGTGCCCCCGGCCGACACCTGCGACGAGACCAAGCCGTACGGCTGTCCCGCAGGGGAGGCCGCCTACTACGGGCGCGGCGCGATCATGCTGAGCTGGAACTTCAACTACAAGGCGGCCGGGGACGCCCTCGGCCTCGACCTGCTGGGCAATCCCTCGCTCGTCGAGAAGGACCCGAAGGTCGCCTGGGCCACCGCGCTTTGGTACTGGAACACGCAGAAGGGCCCGGGCACGATGACCGGCCACCACGCGATGGTGCGCGGCTACGGCTTCGGGGAGACGATCCGCTCGCTGAACGGGCCCAACGAGTGCGGCGGCGCCAACCCGGACCAGATGCGGCACCGCGTGGAGCTGTACATCGGCTTCACCCACGAACTCCGCACCCGGCCCGGCTACGGGCTCACCTGCTAG